The Bacteroidota bacterium genomic interval TTAAACTTAATCTGCACTTTTTGGGAATATCGGGTTTTAATGTACTGAATGGCATTCTCCAGAACTTCGATAATATCCCCAGGCAAAAGAATGGGCTTAGACCCGACTTTTGAAAAACGCTCGGTGATTATTTTTAATCTGTTCACGTCTTTCCCAAGTTCATTTACAATAGAAGGATCAATATTTTTTACTTTCAGCAGTTCCACCCATGCCATCAGAGAAGAAGTCGGAGTTCCCAACTGATGGGCAGTTTCTTTTGATAAACCAACCCAAACCTTATTCTGCTCAGCATTACGGGAACTGCTGAAAGCAAAATATGAAACCAGTATAAACAGGGAAATAATGGACAACTGTATATAAGGATAGTAAGAAAGTTGGGTGAGAATGGTGGAATCCTTGTAATAAATATAATTTTTTTCGTCATTACCCAAATCGATGACAATGGGGGGGCGTTGTTCCTTCATAATACTCAGTTGGCGGCGCAGATACCTGGTGTCATCTATCCGCAGCGAATCAAGATTCCTGGCGGATATTATTCTCCCATGGCTATTGGTCAATATCACCGGAACCGTCTTATTGTCTTCTATCACCTTCAGCATGAAACTGAGATCTTTGTCGGATAAATCAATTTCTATCAGCTTTTTGGTGGCTTCAGACCATAATTCCACTTTCTTACGTTCTTCATTCGAAAGTTTCTGAACCAGCTTATTGGTATATAAAAGTGACGAAATACCTATAAATACAGCAAAAACCAATAGCAGATATTTCCATCTTTGCCTCTGGCTATAAATATTAGAATCTATATTGAATAAATGAAATACTTTTGTTTTCAAAAAATTCATCTCATTTTACTACTTATCGTCCCATTGAATATTGAAACGTTGTCGATTCTTTTTAATTGTTTTATTTTGATTTGAATTTGATTGTTTTTCCTGCTCATCATCCCATTGCACCCGGAAAGGTTTTTTGCTTACCTTTTCATTTTCACCTTTTGTCAGGGTAGTATCTTTTTTGAACCATCCAAATTCATCATGAAGCACTCCCTTAAGGACTTTCTTTTCACTCTTGATATGCTGGATTAAAACATCCTTGGCCATTTTTGTATCGTACTTTACTTTGCAATTTCCGGGAGTCCCGTCAATTGAGAGATAGACACTCGTATTGCCCAAACCGTCATCCTCTACCGGTCCAAATTCACTTTCCTGATTTTTATGATGTTTCGTTTTCCTCCACAATACCTGGCTTAAGGCAAGTTTTACCTTATATGAATATTTGCCATCAAAACCATGTATTCCGGAACCTGTAAGGTTGATGGCCGAAGAATTGATATCCATTTGAGGAATAATCACCTTACTGTCCTTGATGTAAATTTCATTCTT includes:
- a CDS encoding HAMP domain-containing sensor histidine kinase, producing MKTKVFHLFNIDSNIYSQRQRWKYLLLVFAVFIGISSLLYTNKLVQKLSNEERKKVELWSEATKKLIEIDLSDKDLSFMLKVIEDNKTVPVILTNSHGRIISARNLDSLRIDDTRYLRRQLSIMKEQRPPIVIDLGNDEKNYIYYKDSTILTQLSYYPYIQLSIISLFILVSYFAFSSSRNAEQNKVWVGLSKETAHQLGTPTSSLMAWVELLKVKNIDPSIVNELGKDVNRLKIITERFSKVGSKPILLPGDIIEVLENAIQYIKTRYSQKVQIKFKYEEGQQIFIPLNISLFEWVIENICKNAVDAIEGTGTISISITEFARSLVVDISDTGKGIPKSKFKTVFKPGYTTKQRGWGLGLSLSKRIIEEYHDGKVFVYKSEIDKGTTFRILLKK